The window agttgtTGTATTCTTAGTTGATGTTGCCTCATCTACTTCAACAATCCCCAGTAAGatattttcaaatcaaaaagaGTAAACAAGAGTGGATGACTTTCCACTACAGTTGCAGaacctttatttatttgatgAAATATCTATAAACAGTTCCAAGAAGCTGAGATATCTACCAGCAAGGGTGTGGTGCCCCAACAGATGCTGCCATGCTGGTAATCCTTCATTTCCCAACTAGAGGTTATGTACTTCAGCATCGATAGGTCAAGATTGCCCATGTTCCAAGTATATAGATAAACTTTTGATTCCTATGCTAAGCTCAGAGAATCTAAAATTGGTATTTTTGCTCAAATGTCCTTATGTTTAAATATCACTTTGAATGGACTAGCTTATGCACTTAATTTTTAATCTCCATAATTCTTGTTCAAAATTGTGTGCTCATATACTGTAGCATATTTTTCTGCATAGCATACTTAGATCTTTGAATTTTccatccaacaacaaaaatcaagtacttttgtttgaaaaatcaattCTAAACTTCTTGAGATTTGTCTATTTTGGTCTACCAACAATGCATTGATTAGGGCTCTTTAGTTACTACTACATTGTCCTCACTGTTAAGTTTTCACTAACCAATTTTGGATTAATTAGGGCTCTTTCATTAGTCATATTTAGGCTTCTCCAAAGTTTATTAATGTTATGAATTCATCTGAAATTAGTTTTAAACATGAGAAATACTCAGTGgcaaattatttattctattttaaacAGATTTGTAGATGACCTTAAAGTCCGGTTTGCTGTACAGTGTGCACTAGAAGGAAGTATAACTTGAGattcaaatcaaattaaatgagaaggttaaaaacttttttcttttgagatcaAATTGTAATGTTGGGTAAGCTGTATTACTCATCATTGGATTACTTCATAATTGCAGTTACATTTATTCTCAAGCTAAGCTAATTTTACTGTctttagttttctttctttatattttttcctaaaagacTTCTGGTTGTAGGTCAGATGGAACCATAACTTGTTATGGTTTCCTAACTTAAAGTCTTTGTAGCAGTGACTTTAGATATTCTAGATTATGAGGTACACATCTAGGATTAGCCTTACATACTGATTATCATCATATATATCTTGTTTTGAATGTTCAAACTTTAGTACTAATCAATGGCATAAACTATGATATTCGGTCTTCAGACGTTTGCAAGAAATTGAAGAGCCCAATTAAGAAGAGCAACTTGAAACTCAAATTTGATGCATGTTTTTTCTCCGTGATCAAGTTATGCTCTAAGGATTACATTTGGTGACTTTCCATATTGCACACTTGATTGATTGTTAAAATCATTTCACAGATAATCACGGCTACAAATCTCCGCAAAGAGCATATAATAGTAAGCTTCAATTAATGGATTTTCAAATTTCTCTGACAGTCTTCTCTTATTGTCAGTCTTGTTGTCTTAACTAAGAGGCCAACCTGTTTGAGTGCACCACTTCATACCACCATATGGAGGGTAATAACCTACAAATTGCAGATAAGGCAATGGACATAAGTCTCTGTAAGCcaaattttgtttgtaattATTCAATGAATACAGTATGTGTATTACTTAGAAATATTTCTGAAACTTCTATCAATGAAATTGTCTATCACTAAAAATCTAAATTATCATAACTGGGCTTTTATCCAATTTGAATTGTATTTCCTACACTTAAAGCCTCATTGTCAGTGATAAGTTGAAATAAGATACGCAGTTTTCTTGCCATAGGATAATGATTATTTTGTGAGAATTTGCTAActgatttgaaaaaattgaggGAGGCATCACAAATTTAGGGAAAAAGTTATACCATACAGGCATGAATGTTAAATCTAAAATGCttacataaattaattttgcaGTCTACCCAGAAAAGAATCAGGGATATTAGCTAATTGCTAATCAAGGTTGAACAAATTTGTGCCTAGTCAATACTGTCCAGCTTTAAGCTTTACTATCACTCACTATAGTGCTTCAACTTGTGACGCATATAACCCACTGGAAAATGTAATTCTATTCTTGTTGTAACTAAATTCATGTTGAATGTTTGTTTATGCAGGTTTGAAAAGTTGACAGATTTTTACTTAAATGGGTAAATTCGAAGTCCACTTCCAGATGGGAGTAGTTGAAAGAGTTGCATACTCTCTCTTTAGTGCCATTCTAATTTTCGATTCTGTGTGCTGGTATCAAGGAAAACATCAAAAGCTAATGCCAATTGCATCAGAATGTGTAGTGTGGTGGTCAGTAGAGAAATCATTGCTGCCTGTATATAAGACTCCAATGTTTGATAATAGGTGACCTCATCTGCTGTGACAATAGAATGTCTTCTCTAAGGACTGATGTTATATGCTGAAGGTAtaccttttgtcatttttactTATAGTCTCGTCATAGTTACTAATAAAAGAACTCCTAGTGAGTGTTATTTTaatgtcttttcttttgtcattcAATTTAACCATTGTCATTGTAGATTACAAAGAAATCTTGTGTGTTTTTGTGCTGTTATCTGTAAAATAATTTGCTATATCTATAGAATAATTTATCATGATTCATGACCATTTTCACAATTAGGTGTTTTTGTAAGGTCTAAAGTGGGTTATTGTTCAGCATTCCCTTTATATCCAGTAGTTTCCTTACAAACCATTGTTCTTCAGTCTTTTGTTTAATTCTTATGCTGCCATATGTTggcatttaaatttattttcaaccTACAGCCAAATCAAGGGAGATATGGCAAGCTACAATGATCCACGTTGCCCAAGAAGGTGGCTGTTTTGCTCTATCTACGAACCAATTCTGCAGAAAAGGAAGACTATCTGCTGTCAACAGAATGTATTTCTGGAGGTTCAAATGGTGATTCGTATGTCAATACAATCAGATGGGACCATTCTGGCTGGACCTAATTACTAAGGGAGTCCCTCATCTGAAGCAATCTTGTCCACTCTTACTGTTCCAGAACTTGGAGGGTGTTTTAGCAAAGCTAGATTTTTAGTGGAAATGGGCATCAAGTTGGACCAAACTCGGTCAATCTGACTCTTGAGTACACTTAATCCAATTTCTTTTACAATTGCTGCGAAAGCAGAAGTTCTTGATGAGCTGCAATCCATGATTCGTCCAACACATTTTGAAGAAATCAAATATTTGTATAGATTATTCTGTACAGTTCATGAATATGTTAGTCCTGGAATATTTGCAATTGCTGCGATGAACTTCTATATGTATACTAAAATGATGCTGTATCTTTCCCTCTTGGTACTTTTCTTTCAAAAACATTAGGTATCTTAAAGACTAAAGAGTACTTATGAATGCCAGGCtacaattttgcaaaaaaaaatgcatctcTATTGTTGTAGTTACTTGAGTCTCAGATACTGGTTCTTACTTGGTTTCCTAGTCCCTAGATATTGTGGTGCTTTTACTTTTTTCCAGAATAATGACAATGCTCATTATATATAACCTAGGCCTTTtcatacagaattgataaaggCATAATTCAAAGAAGTCAAATGTAGATGCTCATCAAGGTGGCCAAAAATTGCTGCAAGCACATAATTCACTTACCTGTCTATGTCACTGTCATACAAGAAGTCTTTGTATAAGAGAAACTTCGCTTAATTTAATAGTAAAACTTCAAAGAATTATAAAcacaaatgcaaaataaaattggcatttgacacacctcATGAGGCATGGTTTTTaatgtttggtgtgccaaatgccgaAAGGCACACTTGATGCCAGTGCTTTAATAACAGACAACATTCTAAGGCAAACATAGCAGGGATAAACACAACTTGAGCTGCCATGAGGGAAATGATGCAAGCATTAATCAATTTTCTAGttactaattaattgattaaattattagtaatattttccccaagaaataattatttttaatatttaggtgaagaaagagagacagagTTGGCCCATAGGTTAACTTGAACTtgcgttaattttttttttaattctttttttagatATGAAAGAATGAAGTCTattttacaaaagattttaccaattgagttaactgaacCTAATATGATAACTTTTCATACAATTGAAaaattgtgatttgtttggGTGTACTGAAATGTAAATTAACTTGGAATATAGATATTACTAAAACTATAATCCATTTATAAATGGtgtcaatattaattttttttttgtcatttcatactctattttaagttatttaaacaaaaaactgaAATCCAAAATCCTTCTCATTTTAATACCTCTATCTAGACAAGTCAATAAAAAAGTGCAATAATTCTTAATTAGAGTACAAATCCCATATTAATAGGAAAAGAGTGTGTGACATTGTTATGCATTGCTCAACAAAATGGGGTGGCTGAGAGAAAGCATAGACATATTATGAAAACAACTTTAACTCTTTTGTCTGAATCCAAAGTTCCTCTAAATCTCTGGCCTTATGCTTTTGCAACTTATAAGTTCCTCATAAACAGACTACCTACTATGTctttaaattttcattctccTTGGGAACTTCTCTTTGGTCAATTTCCAAATTATTCTCAATAGTCGATAGGGAAAGAAGGATGCAATACTCTCTTATGACTCTATTTGATTGGTATCTAAATGAGTTTAgggattttttcttttaaaagcattttttaaGGGCTGCAAAATGGGCGTTACTCAACTTTTGTTGTTATTTCGGGCtgatttttctaaatttgattgttgttatttgggtttaaaactttaaatgttttatttaagGGACCAAAATCTCAtaacatttccaaaaaaatacaattttgtcCTAAATAGTAATACCACTTTTAATTCATGTGAACTTAtctattttctatatataaaatgatgGTGAGTAAAAGTTACaggatttttttggtttgttcaattccCACCATTTCACGAGCaagcctaattttttttttttttttttttagggggtaaTATCTAATATCGCTAGTTGAACtcgctttttatttttcaatttatttttatatacatatgagCTAAGTTGAACACTTGAacttgctttttattttttaatttatttttatatacatacGAGCTGTTAtcatgtttgtgtgtgtatatattataataataataatattgacacaacaaattgccacaatattttcacaatttttgaggtgttaattccttataaatcaaaataaaataataaaatatcacaatagaattaatcacaattaaaaataaaggtattgtgaaaagAAAAGTGCTCATTCACAacatttcacaacatttttcccaatactttcacaacaaatcataaatggttagttgttattagtctTAATTTAAACCTAtaactgaaattacttttttgtccactaATAACAACCTACACCTTATGATTTTgttataaaagtgttgtaaaaatgttatggatatttccttgtgaaaatgttatgacatCCAGTTgttgtcataatattttcataattgttaaggtgtcaattctttacaagtcaaaataaaataaaataaaataatagaggTATTATGAAATTGACATGGCATTCTATTGTGTTtctagaatatttttttttagtcaattttgtTGAGTCAAAATTCATGGTTTCATGTATCATTTTCTTAGGTTgactttttgtattattttttctttatgcaCCATTTTAagtatatcaaaaaaaaaaaaaaaaaaacacatagcTTTACACagacaaaaaaaccaaaatatagggtaaaaacactttttattgtttatgtttggggtagttcaCAATTccccttaaactttaaaatcaagcacTTTCCCCGTTAGGttgagtttggattgcactaaaaaatgaaagagtctGCGTTTGGCATTTTTTCTGTGGGTCctttgcactgttcatgggacccataAGTATGGATTTCAACAAATGTTAAGTTAAAACTAGGTTCCACAATACTATtcatgtatttaaaaattattttgttacagtgtttttaacaataagtttttaatttttagtaataagcggtatccaaacagacccttgatattttggaaaagagTAAGTATGTCATACTGTTATTCTCTCAGTTAAACCCTAATGAAAGATTATGATTCTTAAACTATTCTATTGTATAATGTCTAAAATACCCttactaaattttaatatccaaaaaaatttattcatgtattttgagttttaggtGTAATAATACTTTAGAATGATGATATAAGGTGTTTTATTTGTCACATAGAATTTAAGATACATACATtctgttatctttttttttcttatctaaaatgggtgttcattaaaaactaaGTAAGCTAAATATTGTACCTAAACTCatgtaaaatgaaaaagaagaaagtataaatgacaaaattttcattatatatGGTTGAAGGTATTTGATGAAGAGATTCAATTGTAACATATGCCATTATTCATTGTGAAAAGTTAAATATTATGAcaatattttagtaaaattcAGTTActtattgttggaagatgacGACGTTCGTTATTATTCTTAGAAGTTGTAGCAAGTGGAAATTACATTTAGCAAATAAATATTAAGAaactattatagtaaaatagatattcatatattaaacaacaatcaaaattcttatatgaATAAGAAACAAACATTTCTTTATGTAAATAGTTTCATgcttctttaaataaaaattctgtCTTAATTATCTCACTCAAGAGGTAGGCACGTGCTGCCTAGTTAACCATATAAAAAGAGTGAAgagacttaggaatagtgtttttgGTTTAATCAAGTTTAGGTAATTGGAGTATAAATGAGTTTAGCAGTTAGTAtgtttcttataaaaaaaaaaaaaaaaaaagtttgggtgGGTCTAAACGGTGCGTTTCATTTTCAACTTGAGAGAAACTCATAGACGCCCAAAGCACGAGCTAATGTGCAAAATAGTAGTGCAAAAGGATTGTATATAGTTAATTAGacaacgtttgaaacaataaaggaaaatagcatctcgagttttagaaactcgagatcctaTTAGAACTTGAGTCCAAGAGACTAGGGAAAATACCAcgtagatctcgagtctttaaaactcgagtttcatgcaaaaaaaatttcatctatagtggcgtttttaagtcttacagtgacgttttaaatccctatagcggcgtttttctgcaaaaaatttttgtaaggttagggagtcctatagtggcgtttttaagccctatagtaacgttttatagacctatagcggcgtttttattcaatttgtggaactcgagtctttgtaactcgattttcagctttaCCGTAATCCAcatacaaatcgagacttaaaaactcgatttttatcttggaactcgggTTTTAGACACTCAAGATGCTATTTTTCaatattgttttgaaacttaacaattaactaaattttttaatatttattgttatttagaaaaaaaattccccaaagcacagtttgaaatttgaaagaagTGAGGGAgggcgaaaatgggtaattacccataagGATGAAACTATTCAGTTAGTTGGCCCGGTGTTGAAAGAATTTGGCAAACTAGCAACTCGAGCCTCAGAGGCTCGATTTAGGGCCCAAAATCGAGCCTCTGAGGCTCGGTTTACGTTGTTTGATGTGGCAAAAAATCCACGTGGCGTTtacatgaaactcgagtctcagaaactcaagttccacgtAGATGCCACGtgaaactcgagtctctgagactcggtTTCACTTTAAGTAAaccgagtctcagagactcgagtttcaattaaaaaagcGCCCATTTTAACTTTGAAAccgagtctctgagactcgagTTTTAAGGCAAACTaaactcgagtcttagagactcgagttttaaaggACTCTCATCTCTGCCTATCTGGTCATATCAAGCTGTCTTTGCTGTGCTCTGCTAGTCTATTAGCTGTGTGCTCTATGCTAGTCTATTACATTGTGCTCTGTGCTAGTCAACAACAACTTCAATTATTTGTCCGTTGCTTGTTAGCCTATTAGTCTATTTTGGTGCTTGTGCtagtcaacaacaacaacaatctttGTTGCAGGTACACGTGAATATAATTTGTCTGTTTTGAGCcatattcaaaaaatatgttaaaccACAACTTCTCTCAGACTATGTTGAACCACAACTCTCAGACTAAACACAACTCTCACACCTTCAACAACTTGAATCACAAAGCCTCAACAACTCTCACACCTTCAGCAACTTCAATCACAGAACCTCTCTTAAGAACTGTCACAGAGACTGAAACTCTCATACATATTTAGCAGCAAAACATTGCTCctctcactctcatacaatCTCAGCAGTACATTTGCACATCATTATGTCAAGTAAGGGTCTCCTCACTCTCTAATTAGTTGTTTAGTGTATATAGCTGCTTTAACCATTATTGCTTGCATTGTTTTAGTGTATATGCCATTTcgtaataaaatatttgtttgtattaggcaaatatatttgtttcctaataagatatttgtttgtattaaaatatgtatatttgtttccttataaaaaatacgtatatatatttatatttatatttatatttatacaactatatatataaatacttatataaatatatttatataaatatataaatatttaattatatagttttataaataggctaaatataaatatatttatataaatgtatttatataaatatttaattatatagttgtagCTTTTGTTTAGCTGGGAATGTTTTGTGGTTTAAGGTTCTAGTTCTTTGAGATTAATAAGCTTTTTGAGGCTCTCTTAGTTGGATAGTACATGGTATTTGCTTTTTGTTATTTGGGCATAGGTATAAAGGTGTTTATGTATTTGTGGCTGCATAcgtttggcttaaaaaaaaaaataagtatatatatttatatttatatttatatttatatttatatttatatgtatatttatacaactatataattaaatatttatatatacatatttttatttatatatttataaaactatataattaaataattaaatatttatataaatatatttatatttatacaactatatatataaatacttatataaatatatttatataaatatataaatatttaattatatagttgtataaataggctaaatataaatatatttatataaatgtatttatataaatatttaattatatagttgtataaataggctaaatataaatatatttatataaatatttaattatatagttgtataaataggctaaatatacaaatatatttatatttatatattaaattagatgatatgtctaatttgattgatcatgattatattcacattagtgttttttatttctttttttgtctgatGAACCCTGCTCTATGTTATTTCATCAATAGTAGTGTAATAGGGTATggcattaatttaaaattacttgaATGATGTTGTTACATAATTGCACTCATTCATTTGCACATCCTCATGacttttgttgtttggtttgatatttttatttatatttttgttagagctgagtttcaattttgtaaaGAGGGTGAGTTTTGtcttcagtttttttatttgtttgagtatgaaattataatgattgagtgtgtttgtatgtgatgtggggtgagtatatgcaattGTTACACTTTTAGAAGTTGCGATTGTTGTACTTTGAGTAGATagaaaaggttttgtaattgatgttaaatCAAAGAGATCAAATATGTCACTAACATAAATTTACTTGGCTCTCTAATAGGTTCACAATCTTTGAAGAATATTGACATAAATGTATACTTCGGTGGACCCCTTTACAATCCTAAAGGGATTGACGGATTTCCATTTAGAGGGGAGGGTATTGAATGCTACTACATGATGTTACGTCGTAAGTTGAAGACGTTGActgatttgaagaggaaaataatggACGAATTGAAATTGAACCCTGCTTGGTATGACATCAAGATTATTTATCGTTACCCACAAGAAGTTCTTCATGAACGGATAAATTACGGGTATATGGCGATTAAAGAAGATAAACATGTAAAGATGATGTTTAATAGGATCCAGAAAATGTCCCAAGTAAATGCTGCTGAGTTGTATGTAAGTTTGGAGGCGAGTGTAGACAACAGTACTGAGGTGGTGCAAGAAACATCTACGGCTTTACAATTTACAACCCTAGATAATGGATGCACTACAATGGGAGGGTATGCAATGGGAGATTATACGCTCCCATCTCAAGATTATGTTGCAAATACTGGTGAAACCCTCTACTCTCAAGAGACACATTTAGAggaggaagacgaagacgaagacgaagacgaagatcaTGCTGCGAATGATAACATAAATAATGATGATATGGATCAGTACGAAGAGAGGATTGAGCAAGGTGACTTTGAGAACGATGTGGATGAGCATGAAGTCGTTCCtaattttgaagaggaaaatatggagtaccatgatgaaggtgatgcagatgatgatgatattggtGTCCAGCATGATACAGATACGACCGTTGGCTACAGAGCTCCTGCGGACTCATTCTACGCAAATACTTGGGAAGATATGGTTGATCCTTCACTTCTTCAGATAccatttctttgtacttggcaagatgggatgcatttttgtaaagggttgacttttgcaaataaagCTGCGGTGAAGCGTGCATTGATAATATACGCAGCAAAGGATAATAGAAATTTCTCCATCCAAAGGTCGAGCACAACTCAATTGTGCGCCGCATGCGTTGACGACAACTGCAAGTGGTACGTTGGGGCATACATGAAGTCTAAATTGAATGGTCTGTGGATGGTCACGTCTTATGTGGGTCCACACAGTTGTATACCCTTTGGGCTGCGAAGAGACGGTAGAATGAtggattctaattttgttgcatCAGAAATTGTGGGAAGATTGTGAAAAAAGCACACTGCTACTATTGATGAGCTTTGGGAGATCATACGTACTAAGTATGATCATgagctttcttactataaagTATGGGACGCAAAACAGAAGGCAATTGCTAAGATTTTTGGGGATTGGGAGGAGTCTTACCAAAGGTTGCGAAAGTTGTTGTTGGCATACTTGGATCAGGATTCGGGTACCCAGTATAGCTATCACACCATACCTAAGCCATTAGAAGGTACTACGTTACTGCGCTATGTATATTGGGCATTCGCTCCATGCATTGCTGCATTCCAGTATTGCAGGCCAGTGATCAGTATTGATGGAACTCATTTATATGGTAAATACAAAGGGGTATTGATGATTGCAATGGCAACGAATGCTAATCAAAAGGTTTTGCCTATCGCCTTTGCTGTTGTGGATAAGGAGTCAGGGGCtagttgggggtggtttttAGAGTGTCTCAGGACTTCGATAGAGCGTGTTATTGAAAACAAGGACATTTGCATTATTTCTGACCGACATAAAGGTATCAAATGCGCCATTCGAGAGTGGCCTAGAGGGCAAGACGGAAGAGAACATGTATATCATcgatattgccttcgacatgttgctagcaacttcaacacacACTTTGATAACCCGACTCTAAAGGCATTGGCCTTGAAAGCTGGATATGCGACTCATGATGCTAAATTTGTGTCCATAATGCAAACCATTAAAGAGGCCGAGATTAATTTACTGAGGGGTGTAGACCCTACTGATCGCCGGATTATACGTTATATGCCATACACATATCTAATGAGTGAGGATGTAGACAAATGGACCCAGTCACATGATGGTGGAAGACGTTacggggcaatgacaaccaatatcTCTGAGTGCTTTAATGGGGTTCTTAAAGGTGCCCGCGGTTTGCCCATTGCTGCAATGGTTGAGTtcactttttttaaacttgttgcATATTTCCACGATCGACATAAACAAATTACTTCTGATCTCTCTCGAGGTAAGGTGTGGAGTGATTATGCAATGGAGATCTATAACAAAAATGAGCAGAAAATTGCAGGACACACTCTGAGGAATTATAATCATGCAGAGGGTATATATCAAGTGGTTACCCCGTATAACGACCATAGAGCTGGAGGGGGAAATCACAGTCATGATGTGCGCATATTTGATAGAACATGTGGTTGTGGAAAGTGGCAAAACTTGaagatcccttgttcacatgcaattaaagttCTTAAAGGTCTGCATCTCGATGCGCCTAGCTATATTGACCCATGTTACAGTCTGAACAACGCCATTCTCACATATTCACATAattttgtggtgccaaagtcAGAGTCATTATGGACAGACGTTCGCGGACCACGGTGGGTGCCTGACCCACAATTGTTGCGGGCCAAAGGTCGTCCTACGATGTCAAgaataaggaatgaaatggatggGGTACGGCGAGAACGGGGAAGCCAGAGGGAAGATCCGGAGTTGAGGGAGATTCAACCGAGGCAACGATGTAGAGTGTGTCATCAAGAGGGGCATAACCGTAGATGCTGTCCCAATTCCCATGGGGCTTCGACAAGTGGTAG of the Quercus robur chromosome 10, dhQueRobu3.1, whole genome shotgun sequence genome contains:
- the LOC126701436 gene encoding uncharacterized protein LOC126701436; translated protein: MSSSQSLKNIDINVYFGGPLYNPKGIDGFPFRGEGIECYYMMLRRKLKTLTDLKRKIMDELKLNPAWYDIKIIYRYPQEVLHERINYGYMAIKEDKHVKMMFNRIQKMSQVNAAELYVSLEASVDNSTEVVQETSTALQFTTLDNGCTTMGGYAMGDYTLPSQDYVANTGETLYSQETHLEEEDEDEDEDEDHAANDNINNDDMDQYEERIEQGDFENDVDEHEVVPNFEEENMEYHDEGDADDDDIGVQHDTDTTVGYRAPADSFYANTWEDMVDPSLLQIPFLCTWQDGMHFCKGLTFANKAAVKRALIIYAAKDNRNFSIQRSSTTQLCAACVDDNCKWYVGAYMKSKLNGLWMVTSYVGPHSCIPFGLRRDGRMMDSNFVASEIVGRL
- the LOC126701435 gene encoding uncharacterized protein LOC126701435 — its product is MIAMATNANQKVLPIAFAVVDKESGASWGWFLECLRTSIERVIENKDICIISDRHKGIKCAIREWPRGQDGREHVYHRYCLRHVASNFNTHFDNPTLKALALKAGYATHDAKFVSIMQTIKEAEINLLRGVDPTDRRIIRYMPYTYLMSEDVDKWTQSHDGGRRYGAMTTNISECFNGVLKGARGLPIAAMVEFTFFKLVAYFHDRHKQITSDLSRGKVWSDYAMEIYNKNEQKIAGHTLRNYNHAEGIYQVVTPYNDHRAGGGNHSHDVRIFDRTCGCGKWQNLKIPCSHAIKVLKGLHLDAPSYIDPCYSLNNAILTYSHNFVVPKSESLWTDVRGPRWVPDPQLLRAKGRPTMSRIRNEMDGVRRERGSQREDPELREIQPRQRCRVCHQEGHNRRCCPNSHGASTSGSAMN